The genomic window ATCATCTACCGAGCTGGCTGCTGAACCAGGTCTCCGCACACGCGCAGCGGCTCATCGCCGAAGGGTTCGCCGCCACCGGGGCCCGGGGCTATCACTTCCGGCTGCTGGATTCGCTTGTCACCGACGGGCCCGCCAGTCAGGCGGCGCTCGGGCGGCGCACCGGGATCCACCTGAGCGATCTGGTGGGGGCGCTCAACGAGCTGGAGTCGGCGGGGTTCGTGCGGCGCGCACCCGACCCGGCGGACAAGCGGCGCAACGTGGTGTCGGTGACCGGGACCGGCCGGGAGCGGGCCGCCGAGCTGAGCGAGCGGGTGGCAGCGATCCAGGAGGAGCTGCTGGCGCCGCTGTCGCGGCCCGAGCGGGATCAACTGACCGGGCTGCTGCGGCGGCTACTGGAGCATCACGGGACGCCGGCGACGGACCGCTCACGCCCGGCGGCCGCGTCGCGGCCGGAAGGGGACGCCTGGCTCGCGGGGTAGTCCGGGACTGTCGGTAGGCGTACCAGAAAAAGAAAGAAGACCGCCGTCAGCGAACGACGGCGGTCTCCCCGGAGGGTTTCGATCTAGCCGGGCCGGCGGTAACCGGCGATCGGACCGCGATCGATGGTCGCCATCCGCACGTAGTCGCCCGTGTGCGGCGCGTGCACCACCATGCCACCACCGATGTAGATGGAGACGTGGTGCACGTCGGACCAGTAGAAGACCAGGTCGCCCGGCTTCAGCTCGTCCCGGCTGACCGGTGTCCCGGAACCGTACTGATCCTTCGTGTAGTGCTCGAGATGCACGCCGACCGAACCCCAGGCCTCCTGCGTCAAACCCGAGCAGTCGTAGCTGTTCGGGCCGTTGGAGCCGAAGACGTAGGGCTTGCCGATCAGGTCACACGCCTTCTGGGCGGCACGGCCACCCTTGTCGTTCGTGTAAGTGACCGGGCACGGACCGGTGCGCAGCGGGCCGTCGGACGCGTCCGTGTCACCGTAGGCGGCGAGACGGAGCTTCTGGAGCTTGGTGATCTCCTTCTCGATGTCCGTCTTCTTGCCCTGGAGATCGGTGTCGCGAACCGCGATCTCGGCTTCGATCTGGTCGATCGAGGCCTTGTCGGCGGCGTACTTGTCCCGCAGCTTCGAGACCTCCGCGATCGAGGCCTTCCGGTTGCTGGCGAGCTGGTCCAGCAGCGTGAGCTTGTCGGCCAGCCCGTCCGGGTCCCCGGACAGGATCGCGGTCGCCACTGTGGGCGGCCCCTGGATGTACGCGTCGACCGCCAGGCCGCGTACCTCCACCATCGCGGCGTCCACCTGCTTCTGCAGCGGGGCGAGCGTCTTCGCCAGTGACTTCTGCTGCTTGCGCAGTTTGGTCAGCTTGGTGTGGTTGCCGTTGTAGTCCTCGATGACGGGCTCGAGCGTGTTCCACGCCTTGTCGATCTGATCCTCGACGGCACCCGGAGAGGGTGCGGCGTAGGCGGCGGATGGCCCCGTGACGACGATGCCCACGGTGGCCACCACGGCCACCAGCAGGTTGCGCATGCGCTTCACGTCAGGTGCGTTTTCCTTTCTTCCCGTTCAGCCGCCGACCGGGTTAGCTGACGGGTTCGGGCGGGAAGTCTGCCCGGCCACTCAGTGGCTGCACCCCAGGTACTCGGTTCCCCGGCTCGCGACAACGCGATTAGGCGGTGGTCCGCCAGATCGGCCGGGTGACCGATGGGGGGCTGGTCGAACCGGGGTTCACCGTACTCGGATCATGGGCGCAAATGAAGGTCGCACAACCGGCCGAACTGTACGCACAGTGACGCTTGCGAAGAGTCACTAGAAGGGCCAGGCAGTCAATGCCCGCGCCAACCAGGGAACGACAACGATCACTGTGGGTAGTACCAGCAGGCCGGCGGCGGCGGTCGTGCCGGCCACCGTCCACGCCGCCGAGCTGACGGCCGGGCCGTCGGTCAAACGGGCCAGCCGACGGCGCCGGGATTCACCCTCCGGGTCGGCGGTCACCTCCTCCGCCAGGGGGACGGCGTCGGTGAGCCGTTCCAGCGCGGCCCGCAGCGGCCCGGAACCGGTCCGGCGGCGTGCGGCGTCGTCCGCGACCATCTCCAGCAGCAGGTGCACGGCGTCCAGCGGCACCTTGGACCGCAGCGGGCCGGGCACCGCCTGATAGAACGCGGTGAACGACTCCATCACCAGCTCGTGTTTGTGCCGCAGGTGGGCGCGCTCGTGGGCGAGGACCGCGTCGACCTGCGCCCGGTCCAGCACTCGCAGCACCCCGTCACTGAGGACCACCCGCGGGTCCCGGCCGGGCACGCAGTAGGCGAGCGGCAGCGGCGCGTCGAGCACCCGCACCTCTCCCCCGCCCAGGTCCTCGTGGCGTTCCACCCGGTCGAGGAGGTCGACGAGCATCCGGTGCCGGTCGCGGCGGGCCCGGGCCCGGGACGTGACCCGGACCAGCGAGACGATCAGCCGGATCACGATGGTGGCGGCCACCACCAGGGAGAAGAGCAGGGCCGCGACGGTCTCCGGATGCCGGGCTCCGGCCGCGCGGGAGGCCTCCTCCGGGGCGGCCAGGACCACACCCAGCGCGCAGAGCACGGCGGTCAGGGTCAGTGACTGCCACAGCAGCACACCGGCGACCGGGGCCCGATCGGTCCAGCGGGCGGTCGCCAGCAGCTTCGGCGCGAGCAGCGAGAGCGTCAACCCGAGGGCGCCGAGCAGAAGGGCGGTCACCGCTCGATGTTACGGGCCTTGTCGATCGCGAGCTTCAGGGCTTCGGGTGGTAATTGGCCGACGAAGTACGCCAGGGCGGCGTCGCGGTCGGGGGTGGAGCTGAGAGCGTCGAGCATCACACCCGCGGTCATCTCCTCGCGGGTCTGCGCGGGGGCGTACCGATAGGCGCGGTCGGCTTTCTGCTGGGTGACGAGGCCCTTCTTGGCGAGCCGGTCCAGGACGGTCATCACGGTGGTGTACGCCAGGTCGCGGTCACGGGTGAGCAGCTCGAACACCTGCCGGACGGTGAGGGCCTCGCCCGCGTCCCACAGTTTCGCCATGACCTCCCGCTCGAGGTCGTTCCTTGC from Actinoplanes derwentensis includes these protein-coding regions:
- a CDS encoding MarR family winged helix-turn-helix transcriptional regulator, whose amino-acid sequence is MDHLPSWLLNQVSAHAQRLIAEGFAATGARGYHFRLLDSLVTDGPASQAALGRRTGIHLSDLVGALNELESAGFVRRAPDPADKRRNVVSVTGTGRERAAELSERVAAIQEELLAPLSRPERDQLTGLLRRLLEHHGTPATDRSRPAAASRPEGDAWLAG
- a CDS encoding C40 family peptidase, which codes for MRNLLVAVVATVGIVVTGPSAAYAAPSPGAVEDQIDKAWNTLEPVIEDYNGNHTKLTKLRKQQKSLAKTLAPLQKQVDAAMVEVRGLAVDAYIQGPPTVATAILSGDPDGLADKLTLLDQLASNRKASIAEVSKLRDKYAADKASIDQIEAEIAVRDTDLQGKKTDIEKEITKLQKLRLAAYGDTDASDGPLRTGPCPVTYTNDKGGRAAQKACDLIGKPYVFGSNGPNSYDCSGLTQEAWGSVGVHLEHYTKDQYGSGTPVSRDELKPGDLVFYWSDVHHVSIYIGGGMVVHAPHTGDYVRMATIDRGPIAGYRRPG
- a CDS encoding M56 family metallopeptidase, giving the protein MTALLLGALGLTLSLLAPKLLATARWTDRAPVAGVLLWQSLTLTAVLCALGVVLAAPEEASRAAGARHPETVAALLFSLVVAATIVIRLIVSLVRVTSRARARRDRHRMLVDLLDRVERHEDLGGGEVRVLDAPLPLAYCVPGRDPRVVLSDGVLRVLDRAQVDAVLAHERAHLRHKHELVMESFTAFYQAVPGPLRSKVPLDAVHLLLEMVADDAARRRTGSGPLRAALERLTDAVPLAEEVTADPEGESRRRRLARLTDGPAVSSAAWTVAGTTAAAGLLVLPTVIVVVPWLARALTAWPF
- a CDS encoding BlaI/MecI/CopY family transcriptional regulator; the protein is MARNDLEREVMAKLWDAGEALTVRQVFELLTRDRDLAYTTVMTVLDRLAKKGLVTQQKADRAYRYAPAQTREEMTAGVMLDALSSTPDRDAALAYFVGQLPPEALKLAIDKARNIER